The genomic region AAACCTACCTTTTTTAACCCCAGATGGGTCTTTATCCACATGCCCGCGGCGATGCTCTGACAATCGAATTTGCAAACGCTCCATACTCCGATCCTCTCATAAAAGTCCCCAGAATCATCCTGTGCGTCACAAGATAGCTTTTGTTTTCGGAAATAATTGGTATATTCTTCACAAGAACCCTGATACAATCCCCGGAGAACTCAACAGTGACAACAAACACCATTCGCGTGGGCATCATCGGAACTGGCAGCCGTGGCATCAACTGTATTGGCCATCAAATTGCCGAACAAGCCAGCGACCTGGACATCACAATCACCGCCTTCTGCAACCGCACAGAAAGCCGCATGCACATCGCCCTTGAAGATGTAAACAGAATCGCAGCAGCAGCGGGCAACAGAACTTTTTCACCCGCATTCTACAGCGATCCAACAGCCCTGATTGCCGACGATAACGTAGATCTGGTTGTCATCACCACGCCCACGGCGGCCCATCGCGAAGCGGCAATACCCGCACTGCGCTCGGGCAAAAAGGTCTATCTGGACAAGCCCATCGCACATACGCTTGAAGACGCCATAGCCATTCAAAAAGAAGAGCACAACACAAATAATCCGATGATCATGGGCTTTACCAGGCGCTATGAACAGCCCTGGATCGAACTCTACAACCTGCTGAAAAGCGGCGTCATTGGCGACCTCAAAATGATGCTTATTCGCGCCGTAATCCCCTATACGCATTATTTTATGACCTGGCACCGCACGCGGGCCTTAAGCGGTGGTGCGCTCAACGACAAGGCATCGCACTACACAGACGTATTCAACTGGTTTGCGGGCGGCCATTGCCTCCAGGTCAACGCCTTTGGGGGGCGCAACCTCTTTGAAGTGCGCGAAGACGCGCCCGAATTTTGTGCCGTCTGCGACGACTGGACCTGTCCTTATCGAGCGGAGTTGGTCGAAACGGGTACACAGGATCAGGCCCGGGGCGCGATAGATCAGACCTTCGCCCAGGAAACCGACCCCATGCGCCGAAAAGACAACTGCGTATATAAACCCGGCGCAGACATCTTCGACCACGCATCCATCCACTTCCAGTACGACAACGGAATCGTCGCCTCCATCTTCTACGCCATTTACGGTCCCCAAGCCGAAGACGAAGAAACCTTTGAACTGGTCGGCACAAAAGGCCGAATGATCCTGACGCGCCTGAAAGGCGAAATCGATCTCGTAACGGACTACGGAGAACGCAGAGAAGAAATCATACAATGCAAAGCCGAAGCCTTTGAAACCTCTCACTTCGGCGCAGACCGCAAGCTGGTTCAGGAAATTGCCAAATTTGCCCGCGGCGGGCCATCCCCTGTGGATGGCCAATACGGCATGGAAGCCACGCGAATGATCCTATCCGCAATGCAATCCATCGATCAGGGCGGCGAAACCGTTCGCCTCGCCAATGGACCAATATAAAGGAGGAAATATGACACCCATACCCATGACCGACGAACAAAAATTCTTCTTCGACCTTCGCGGCTGGATCCTGATACCATCTGTGCTATCGGCAACCGAGATAGAAGAGATGAAAGCGGAAGTATATGCCGGTGCCAGGCGGAGTTATGAGGGCGCGCTTCAGAACCTGCTGGATCACCCGGCAATCGTGGGCATTCTAAACGAAATCCTATCTGAAGACCCCTTTGTGAAAGACGACTGCTACGGCTTCCGCTGCGAAGGCTCCTTCACCACCGTGCGACCTCCCGGATGGGACAAATCGGAACGGAGAGACAACGGCATGCCCCACGTCGTGCGTCCACCCCAGCAGGCTAACGCCATGCGCTATCAGGTCGCGGGAAACAAAATTTTTGCCGGGCTGACCCGGGTCGTGTGGGAACTCGAGGAAGTCGTGGCAGGACAGGGCGGCACCTCTTTTCTCAGCGGGTCACACAAAGCCCACTTCAATTACGGCGGCCCGGATCGGTTTCGACCAAATATCGGCGGCTCCCCCTATGAATCCAGTATGAGAGACGCAATGGAAGATTATAGCTGCCCCGCAGGCTCGGTAGTCATCTTCACGGAAAGCCTGATCCACGCTGCCAATGACTGGATCAACCCGAACAACCCGAGATGCGCGGTCTTCAACTGCTACAACTCCATCTGGGCGCAGTGGCACCGCCTCAACCTCGACCACGAAACAATCGAAGCCATGCCCCCCAAGCGGCGGACGCTCTTCCGCGGCACCTGGGCAATTGGCGGCGGTCCCAATGGAAACCGCGAGTACTCGCTGGATAACAGAACCGTCTAACGGCCTGCTCTATTTCGCATCTGTTCAACCACTGGCGTCACCGGCGCTTCGCCGCTATAAAGTGCCTGCCCCCGCTCGTAGGACACCTCCACCTCGCCATCCTTCACCTCCAGCCGGGGCACATTGTATTCTCGCGCATCACGATCCGTGCCGCGCATCACGGCCAAATGCGCGTCCGTCATGCCCTCCACCATATCGTCGCCCCAGCGGTTCCACGGATGCACTATCTCCCCACCGCTGCGGTGAAAACTCCGCGACGAGTACTTGATCAGGATCCCCCGCCGCGGGATGGGATTCTTCCACGCCGTGGTGCCATGCGTCGTTGCGCCATCGGCAAAAAACAGTACATCTCCCGCCTCCATCACCAGTTGCTTCACCAGCCCCATGTCATCATCGCAAGATCGCACGCCCGGCGGCGTTGGGTATTTCCCCTTGTGAGAACCCGGGACACAGGCAAACCCGCCAAGACCGGGCGGAACATCCCGCAACTGCCATGTGATCGTCACCGCCTCCGAATAGCTCCGCCCATTCTGAAACTGATAGCCCATCGGCGGATACATCGGTTCCCCGGCATCGTGCAGCGCATGGCCAGACGTCCCTTGAACCGAACAAAACGCCGACGGCCCACTCATTCGCGCGCCGCTTCCACCCATCCATGTCAACCTGTGTTGCACAAGCGGGTGAGCCACCATCTTCCGAAACGGCTCGCAATACGGCTCGGGAAGATCCAGCAAACCACCCAGCACCGGACGCCCCGTGCCCGCCAGACTCTTCGACCCCCGCGACAATTCCTCCTGCACCACAATCTGGTCCTCAAATTTGTCAATCGCCTCATTCGCCTTCTCCAACCACTCTTCGTCCATCACCCCTTTGAGAATCAAATACCCGTTCAATTCCCAAAAATAGAACTCTTTTTCATCGATATTGGAATTGGAATCCCGGCTGTAAATCGAGGGATGAAACACCTCTCGCGATTCATCTATTTTTACCGTCTCGCCATCCGTCACAATCACCGGTGGAGGCGTCGAATACGCATAATCCGGTTTGTAAAGCGACGCGCGCTGTTCGGGGCTGATCTCCGCCTGCCACTCTGGAGAAGGATCCTCCGCAACCATTGGACCCGTCCCAGCAGACTGAATCGCCGCCCGCCCCACATACTCGTAGCTCAACAATCTCCGAGACCCTTTGCTCTGCCGCACCCCCTGCAACACCGTCCCCGCCACCAGAAACAGGTCTCCGGCCTTTAGCAATGGCTGGAATGTCAGACCCATATCATCCACACCCGTAGCCACATCCTCTGGCGTCTCCACATTCACCTTGTGGGTACACGGCACCATCACAAATCCACCATCGCCCTCTTCCACATCCTCAAGCGCCCAGATCGCTCGCACTGCCTGGCAATACCGGCGGCCGTTCTGAAAATAGTACGCCCTGGCAGGATCTCTCGGCTCATTGCCCCCCACCAGGGGCGCCTCTACATCCCAGGTCTCATCGCACAACAACTCTGGCTCCCGGTCCAGCCGGAACCCATAGCCCACAATCTGATTCAAATACCACACCAATTGTGGATGAATCATCAAATCCCGAAACAGATCCCGAAGTGGGGAATCCCATCTCAACATCCCCTCACTCTGCCCCCCTTTGTCCAGCGCCTCATTCAGCGCCTTCACCTCACCTCGGTTCAACACGCCCGGGATGTGCAAATAACCTGCCACATCAAAGCTGTAATTCTCCTCGTTGCTCATCGCTTCCCGGTCCATCGGTGACCTCCTGTAAGAAGATTGGGGTTTATTAGTGCATTTAATACATGGTAAGCTAATTTCTGGATCAATTCAAAATAAAAATGCTTATACTGTTATAAGGACAGCAATTAAATCCGGAAATAGAAGGGAGTAAAAAAATATGACCTCACAAACGCGAAAATCGCCCGATGAAATCAAAAACCTCCTCGAAGGCCCTGTCACATCGATACCGACACCTTTTCTATCAAATGGAGACATCGACTGGGACGGCGTAGGCAACATCATCGAAATCGGCATTGGAGGCGGCAGCGGCGTCATCTTGCTGACAGCGGGCGACAGCCAGTACTTCTGCCTCAGCGAAGACGAAATCGCTCAACTAACACAATTTACCATCGCGCGTACCGCCGGTCGCGCCCTCACCATCGCCGCGACCGGAGCATGGCCCACCCGGCAAGCAGAAGCATTCGCCCACAGATGCGTCGAATGGGGCGTAGATGCGCTCATGTCCGTCACCACATTCCACGGCTCAGACCCCGAAGGCGTGGCTGCTCACAATGCCGTAATCGGCAAAATCATACCGGTGATGCTCGTCGGCTATCCCTCGCACCGCGCACTGGATATGCTCATAGACGAACCCGGCATCTGCTGCTTCAAAGAAGACGGTGACACGGCCTATGCCGTAGAAACTTTGCAAAAATACGGCCACCACTGGAAAATCATGACCGGAGGCACCCTGTGGCGCCACCTCCTCGAATGGCCCTTTGGCTGTACTACCTTCATGGACTGGTCCACCTCATTCTCCCCACACATCGGCTCGGAATTCCACCAGGCGCTCTGCCGCAACGACATAGCCGAAGCGCGGCGGATCACAGTCGAAATCGAACGCCCGCTCTGGGATCTACAGCCCAATTTCCGGGGCGGCTGGCAAACCATGTGGCGCGCCATCCTGGAACTCTACGGCGTCTCCGCCCGATATCTCAGATCCCCCCAACTCTCTGCCACGGAAAAAGACTTGGAATTTCTCCGTGCGTCTCTGGGTCAAATCGGCCTGCTGTAATATTAAGGCAACGCATACACCCACATAAACCTTCGGTCGTAGATCAGAGCTTCCTCTCTACCGTCATTGTTCATATCACACACCTGCATCGCATAGCTATAACCGATGTCATCGAGCCGCGTACGCTCCAAAATACCCGCCGGACAATCGGGATGTTTTGCATTTGCCGGTGGAGAAAACGCCAGCGACATCTCTCCATCCCCATCCATCCCCCAGGGCCATCCGCCATCGGCATACCCGATCCATGTCTGGCTCCCCCGAAGCGCGATAATCGGACGGTTTCTGTGCATGCGGAGCTTTTCCCCGCCTCTGGGAAAACCCATTGGCCAGATCCGCTCAGTGGGCCTGCTCCACACTTCTGTGCCATCTGGTTCGTAGAGCACCATAGGGCCGTCTGGCGAATTGTAGAGCGCGACCTGAAATTCAGAATCCGAACGAAAACGTCCCAGAGCCGTACCCTGGCAATGAATGTGTTCTCTCGAAAAATAAGTCCTGCCTCCCGCCCCAAACAGGTGCAGTTTGTCGGACGCGGCAATAGAAAAAACCGGACCACTGGCAGTGTGAAACACATCCGTGTAATCCACATGCTGCTGGTCTGCATTCAGTGTTTCCGGGTCAACAGCATCCATCGTCCACAAAATCTGCCCATCCATACCCACGGCACAGTATCCGATTAGATACACCGGCTCGCCATCCACATCCAGAGACAAAATGTGGTGCCCGCCTCCTGGAACAGCTTTGGGACCCCATACCGGCTCCAGACCTGCGTTCAGACCCAGCACCGGCTCGCCATATCGCCACGAACCATTTCCCATCTCTCCATTTTTGATCGCAATAGCGGCCTCGTGTTCATCCGTGGGCCGTGCAGCGGTCTGGAGGATGTAATAATTCTCATCGGGAAGACGGGCACTCTTTACCTCCTCCCCTGTCTCACCGTCCAGGACCACAACCCTATCGCCATCTGCTAAGACCACCTCAATGCGCCCATCCCCGTCAATATCCCCCGTCGCGATACAGGCCTCATAGGAATGGGAAATATAAGGGATATGCGGCGGATTTGGCGTCCCCCACGTCCACAGGCGTCGGCCATCTGCGCGAAATGCCGAGACAGACACCGACTCGGGAAACAGCGCGCTTACAAAATCCCAACTCCTGAACGGCTCTGGACCAAAGATCCCCGGTCCCTGATAGGTGAGAATCTCCGGAACACCATCTCCGTCGATATCTGCTGGAAAACACTCTGCCCCGCCGTATTCCTCAAATGCAATCTCAAACATGGGTGATAACATTGTCATAGCAGACTCCTGCACAAAACCGGGACTTGCGATAAGCCCCGGTTCTATAGCTCCTGCAACTCAATCTCACCAGAGGCAATGCGCTGCAATGTCCGGACGTAAAGCCTGTGTTCCTGTTGCAGCACCCGGGCCGCCAGAGTCTCGATCGAATCCCCAGGATCAACCGGCACCCGGACCTGATCCAAAACCTGACCGTGGTCGTATTCTTCGTCAACCAGATGCACCGTAGCCCCTGTCTCACGATCACCCGCGGCCAACACCGCCCGATGCACGACCTCTCCGTAAAACCCCTGACCTCCAAACTTCGGCAACAGGGATGGATGGATATTGAGAACGCGCCCCCTGTACGCAGCCAAAGTCCGCGGCCCCAACCGTTTCATATACCCGGCAAGACAGACCACCTCAACTCCATATTCATGCAAAAACGCCAGAATGGCCCCATCCAGAGCGCCGGGTTCGGAATGGGTATAGGTACTCAAATGCACCGCTGGCACGCCCATCTTTCTCGCCCGCTGCAAAGCTCCGGAATCCGAGTTATTGCTGATGACCACCCTGGGCCTGGCCTGCAATCGTCCTGTTTTGCAGGCGTCGAGAATAGCCTGCAAATTGGTACCTCTATGAGAAGCCAGAAAGCCCAGTTGCAAGACCCTTCTACTCGGCATTTTCCCGTTTCTCCTTAATCCACCTTCTCCCCCGGCTTGCGATAAGACGCCGCGTACCGATCACCCTCCGGATCGTACGACACATGCACCTGTCCATCCCGCACGACCAACCTGGGCACTGTGCGATCCCATCCATCGCGCTCGGGACCGCGCATAACCGCAAACTGTTCCTCGGTCATATCTTCAACCATATCGCCCCAGCGCTCCTGGGGATCAATCACACCACCGCCCCAGTTGGAATTTTTGGACTGATATTTAATCAGCACGCCCCGTCTGGGAATCGGATTCTTCCACGCCAGCGCGCCGTGTGTACACCCACCATCCATAAAAAATAACACATCTCCCGCTTTCATCGCCGGCTGCACCACCAGGCCCATCGTCTCGTCGCATGTGCGGACGCCCGGAGGCATCGAATACTGCGTTTTATGAGAACCCGGCACACAGGCAAACCCACCCAGATCCGGCTCCACATCCCGCAACTGCCACGTAATCGTCACCGTCTCGCAATAACTCCGCCCATTCTTAAACTGGTAGCCCCGCGACGGACTCATCGGCTCATTCCCATCGTGCAACGCGTGGCCCGACGTCCCTTGCACCGCGCAAAACACTGTACCACCACCCGTGCGATATCCGCTGGCTCCCATCCAGTTCAGCCGATGCACCA from Gemmatimonadota bacterium harbors:
- a CDS encoding phytanoyl-CoA dioxygenase family protein, which codes for MTPIPMTDEQKFFFDLRGWILIPSVLSATEIEEMKAEVYAGARRSYEGALQNLLDHPAIVGILNEILSEDPFVKDDCYGFRCEGSFTTVRPPGWDKSERRDNGMPHVVRPPQQANAMRYQVAGNKIFAGLTRVVWELEEVVAGQGGTSFLSGSHKAHFNYGGPDRFRPNIGGSPYESSMRDAMEDYSCPAGSVVIFTESLIHAANDWINPNNPRCAVFNCYNSIWAQWHRLNLDHETIEAMPPKRRTLFRGTWAIGGGPNGNREYSLDNRTV
- a CDS encoding Gfo/Idh/MocA family oxidoreductase, which codes for MTTNTIRVGIIGTGSRGINCIGHQIAEQASDLDITITAFCNRTESRMHIALEDVNRIAAAAGNRTFSPAFYSDPTALIADDNVDLVVITTPTAAHREAAIPALRSGKKVYLDKPIAHTLEDAIAIQKEEHNTNNPMIMGFTRRYEQPWIELYNLLKSGVIGDLKMMLIRAVIPYTHYFMTWHRTRALSGGALNDKASHYTDVFNWFAGGHCLQVNAFGGRNLFEVREDAPEFCAVCDDWTCPYRAELVETGTQDQARGAIDQTFAQETDPMRRKDNCVYKPGADIFDHASIHFQYDNGIVASIFYAIYGPQAEDEETFELVGTKGRMILTRLKGEIDLVTDYGERREEIIQCKAEAFETSHFGADRKLVQEIAKFARGGPSPVDGQYGMEATRMILSAMQSIDQGGETVRLANGPI
- a CDS encoding dihydrodipicolinate synthase family protein; this translates as MTSQTRKSPDEIKNLLEGPVTSIPTPFLSNGDIDWDGVGNIIEIGIGGGSGVILLTAGDSQYFCLSEDEIAQLTQFTIARTAGRALTIAATGAWPTRQAEAFAHRCVEWGVDALMSVTTFHGSDPEGVAAHNAVIGKIIPVMLVGYPSHRALDMLIDEPGICCFKEDGDTAYAVETLQKYGHHWKIMTGGTLWRHLLEWPFGCTTFMDWSTSFSPHIGSEFHQALCRNDIAEARRITVEIERPLWDLQPNFRGGWQTMWRAILELYGVSARYLRSPQLSATEKDLEFLRASLGQIGLL
- the purN gene encoding phosphoribosylglycinamide formyltransferase produces the protein MPSRRVLQLGFLASHRGTNLQAILDACKTGRLQARPRVVISNNSDSGALQRARKMGVPAVHLSTYTHSEPGALDGAILAFLHEYGVEVVCLAGYMKRLGPRTLAAYRGRVLNIHPSLLPKFGGQGFYGEVVHRAVLAAGDRETGATVHLVDEEYDHGQVLDQVRVPVDPGDSIETLAARVLQQEHRLYVRTLQRIASGEIELQEL
- a CDS encoding phytanoyl-CoA dioxygenase family protein; this translates as MDREAMSNEENYSFDVAGYLHIPGVLNRGEVKALNEALDKGGQSEGMLRWDSPLRDLFRDLMIHPQLVWYLNQIVGYGFRLDREPELLCDETWDVEAPLVGGNEPRDPARAYYFQNGRRYCQAVRAIWALEDVEEGDGGFVMVPCTHKVNVETPEDVATGVDDMGLTFQPLLKAGDLFLVAGTVLQGVRQSKGSRRLLSYEYVGRAAIQSAGTGPMVAEDPSPEWQAEISPEQRASLYKPDYAYSTPPPVIVTDGETVKIDESREVFHPSIYSRDSNSNIDEKEFYFWELNGYLILKGVMDEEWLEKANEAIDKFEDQIVVQEELSRGSKSLAGTGRPVLGGLLDLPEPYCEPFRKMVAHPLVQHRLTWMGGSGARMSGPSAFCSVQGTSGHALHDAGEPMYPPMGYQFQNGRSYSEAVTITWQLRDVPPGLGGFACVPGSHKGKYPTPPGVRSCDDDMGLVKQLVMEAGDVLFFADGATTHGTTAWKNPIPRRGILIKYSSRSFHRSGGEIVHPWNRWGDDMVEGMTDAHLAVMRGTDRDAREYNVPRLEVKDGEVEVSYERGQALYSGEAPVTPVVEQMRNRAGR